The following are encoded together in the Pleurocapsa sp. FMAR1 genome:
- a CDS encoding chemotaxis protein CheW, with protein sequence MSNQSVAAKVQANLPELFKSNLAPGNAYIKFQLTSDITALLSTDRVEESLIVKAEQITTLPSMPKSAIGMMASRDRVFCVFDLAQLLTLPSKLITPRQYQIIVLQTTDQTPIQVGLAVNSVQGIMRLATKQISSSTDAVSPQIAPYISGAVNVEQTTIPVLEFERILQALETLL encoded by the coding sequence ATGTCAAATCAGAGTGTAGCTGCCAAAGTTCAAGCCAATCTCCCAGAGCTATTTAAAAGTAATTTAGCTCCTGGTAATGCCTATATAAAATTTCAACTGACATCAGACATAACGGCTTTGCTATCGACGGATCGAGTAGAAGAATCTTTAATTGTCAAAGCAGAGCAAATAACTACTTTACCAAGTATGCCAAAGTCGGCAATCGGCATGATGGCTTCACGCGATCGCGTTTTTTGCGTCTTCGATCTGGCTCAATTATTAACCTTACCTTCTAAATTAATTACCCCTCGGCAATACCAAATTATCGTGCTGCAAACCACTGACCAAACACCTATTCAGGTTGGTTTAGCCGTTAATAGTGTCCAGGGAATTATGCGTTTGGCAACAAAACAAATCTCCTCATCCACAGATGCTGTTTCTCCTCAGATCGCTCCTTATATATCTGGGGCGGTCAACGTAGAGCAAACCACGATCCCCGTGTTGGAGTTTGAGCGCATCTTACAAGCTTTAGAAACACTATTGTAA
- a CDS encoding gamma-glutamylcyclotransferase family protein: MKSDSLTLNVFVYGTLKPGEANFAYYCLKKLQKQIPAYTWGNLYALPVAYPAMTTGENKVRGILLTFSDPSVLNSLDRLEGYQPGRDSSLNEYYRQLVDVYSLDNRFLGKAWAYFMTVDRVKHHRGTIIISGWWTGDAALD; encoded by the coding sequence ATGAAATCTGACTCGTTAACTCTTAATGTTTTTGTTTACGGTACTCTTAAGCCAGGAGAAGCCAACTTTGCTTATTATTGCCTTAAAAAGCTTCAAAAACAAATTCCTGCATATACCTGGGGAAATTTATATGCTTTACCCGTTGCTTATCCTGCTATGACTACAGGAGAAAATAAAGTTAGGGGAATCTTGTTAACTTTTAGTGATCCTAGTGTTTTAAATAGCTTAGACCGATTAGAAGGTTATCAACCAGGGCGAGATTCAAGTCTAAACGAATACTATCGTCAGTTGGTTGATGTTTATAGTTTAGATAATCGATTTTTAGGCAAAGCCTGGGCTTATTTTATGACTGTAGATAGAGTCAAACACCACAGAGGAACTATTATAATATCAGGCTGGTGGACTGGCGACGCTGCGCTTGATTAG
- the xth gene encoding exodeoxyribonuclease III, producing the protein MRVATWNINSIRTRQQIVIDWLQQHRVDVLCLQETKVQDREFPRSPFADLGYNTYISGQKSYNGVAIFSLQPLSEISCGFSPIVGDEAKDFDEQKRVISGVINNIRIVNLYVPNGSAIASEKYEYKLNWLKILQKYLQTLQIQEQEICVCGDFNIALEDKDIYTSKGREQHIMSSPVEREALKQILELGFQDAFRKFTLDEGHYSWWDYRAAGFNRNRGWRIDHHYLTPKLYQQATKSWIDVEPRKLTKPSDHAPAIVEF; encoded by the coding sequence TTGAGAGTAGCTACCTGGAACATTAACTCAATACGGACTCGCCAGCAGATTGTCATTGACTGGCTACAGCAACATCGAGTAGATGTTCTTTGTTTGCAAGAAACTAAGGTACAGGATCGTGAGTTTCCACGATCGCCTTTTGCAGATTTAGGCTACAACACCTACATCTCTGGTCAAAAATCTTACAATGGTGTCGCAATTTTTAGTCTTCAGCCTTTGAGTGAAATTAGTTGTGGCTTTAGTCCAATTGTGGGAGATGAGGCGAAAGATTTTGATGAGCAAAAGCGAGTAATAAGTGGTGTGATAAATAATATACGAATTGTTAATCTCTATGTTCCCAATGGTTCGGCGATCGCTAGTGAGAAATATGAATATAAACTAAACTGGCTCAAGATCTTGCAGAAATACCTGCAAACACTACAGATTCAAGAACAAGAAATATGTGTCTGTGGCGATTTTAATATTGCCCTAGAAGATAAGGATATTTATACTTCCAAGGGCAGAGAACAACATATTATGTCTTCTCCTGTTGAGCGAGAAGCCTTGAAGCAAATATTGGAATTAGGCTTTCAAGATGCCTTTCGTAAATTTACCTTAGATGAAGGTCATTATAGCTGGTGGGATTACCGCGCTGCTGGCTTTAATCGCAACCGAGGTTGGCGCATCGATCATCATTATCTCACCCCAAAACTATATCAACAGGCTACAAAATCTTGGATTGATGTTGAACCCAGAAAGCTTACCAAACCTAGCGATCATGCCCCTGCGATCGTCGAATTTTAA
- a CDS encoding methyl-accepting chemotaxis protein, which produces MGRIFQKISQAVSFIEEIALKTNVLAINASVEAGRAGEYGQGFTIVAEQVGALAEQSAAATKEIASIVAAIQAETQEVNEAMESGTIQVVETTRLFESTKAKLWTGTRKITNRLTN; this is translated from the coding sequence ATTGGGAGAATCTTCCAGAAAATTTCTCAGGCAGTTTCGTTCATCGAAGAAATTGCCCTTAAAACCAACGTCTTGGCAATCAATGCTTCTGTTGAGGCTGGACGTGCTGGGGAGTATGGTCAAGGCTTTACTATCGTAGCAGAACAAGTGGGTGCATTAGCAGAACAATCGGCAGCAGCAACTAAAGAAATTGCTAGCATTGTGGCAGCAATTCAAGCCGAGACTCAAGAAGTAAACGAAGCGATGGAATCGGGGACAATTCAGGTAGTAGAAACCACTCGTTTATTTGAATCTACCAAAGCAAAGCTTTGGACTGGTACTAGAAAAATCACAAACAGATTAACCAATTGA
- a CDS encoding AraC family transcriptional regulator produces the protein MTIEALEHETTISKCKEIAQLISRRTDSKGNGIHGTAIAPLEFTRQSDTFTSMHNVSEPILAIVVQGQKEALLGEETYRYGVAQYLVISVDLPHSGFVTEATPNCPYLGLKLDLDPVQLCDIISQTPTCADKKESVKGWFVSDATLPLIDCALKLVKLLDTPQDIPFLAPLIIREIYYRLLVSEQSEAVRQIATSGSNMQNIAKAIKLIKTNFAKPMRIEDLAEQVNLSSSSLHRHFKTVTSMSPLQYQKQIRLLNARYLMLAENADAASTAYQVGYESPSQFSREYSRLFGAPPIQDIERLRIAQI, from the coding sequence ATGACCATTGAAGCACTAGAACATGAGACGACTATCAGCAAGTGTAAAGAGATAGCGCAATTAATCTCAAGGCGCACCGATAGCAAAGGTAATGGCATCCATGGAACAGCGATCGCACCTTTAGAATTTACGCGACAGTCTGATACTTTTACCTCTATGCACAATGTTAGCGAGCCGATTCTCGCCATTGTGGTTCAAGGACAAAAAGAAGCATTGCTAGGGGAGGAAACCTATCGTTATGGAGTTGCTCAGTATCTAGTTATCTCAGTCGATTTACCCCATAGTGGATTTGTTACAGAAGCAACACCAAATTGCCCGTATTTGGGACTCAAGCTTGATTTAGACCCCGTTCAGCTTTGCGACATTATTTCTCAGACTCCAACCTGTGCAGATAAAAAAGAATCCGTTAAAGGCTGGTTTGTTAGCGATGCTACGCTGCCCTTGATTGACTGTGCGCTCAAGCTGGTAAAGCTTTTGGATACACCCCAAGACATTCCTTTTTTGGCACCATTAATTATACGCGAAATTTATTACCGCCTTTTAGTCAGCGAACAAAGCGAAGCGGTTCGTCAAATTGCCACATCTGGCAGCAATATGCAGAATATTGCCAAGGCGATTAAACTAATCAAAACTAACTTCGCTAAACCGATGCGGATTGAAGATTTAGCCGAACAGGTTAATTTGTCCTCTTCTTCACTCCATCGCCATTTCAAAACAGTCACCTCAATGAGTCCACTGCAATATCAAAAGCAAATAAGATTATTAAACGCCCGTTACCTAATGCTGGCCGAGAATGCTGATGCAGCTAGTACAGCTTACCAGGTGGGTTATGAAAGCCCCTCTCAGTTTAGTCGCGAGTATTCCCGTCTGTTCGGTGCGCCGCCAATTCAAGATATTGAACGTTTGCGGATCGCCCAAATATGA
- a CDS encoding biotin transporter BioY: MSNLKESSKPNADITDYEWEITPRTVKEVIERLQKLTQQKQQNLESLQKENKWLRDQLDIRLDKPNRAYIPSVPEMLLWAGVGLILTIGGTFIPAYTIAAPWSWFGDTFGVHTLGVSYQIGAALFIACVGGKNAALISQTAYVLLGISGLPIFDQGGGLNYLQQPNFGYLLGFILGAWLCGWLAFQTLVRFSSLIASCLAGLMVIHLVGLIYLTAIYYSTGLKEGISLWQAIAIYSIHPLPGQLAVVCAVSLMAFTMRKIMFT, encoded by the coding sequence ATGTCCAACCTGAAAGAATCGTCTAAGCCCAATGCTGACATTACTGATTACGAATGGGAAATTACTCCCCGTACAGTTAAAGAAGTCATTGAGCGATTACAAAAACTTACTCAACAAAAGCAGCAAAATTTAGAGAGCCTACAAAAAGAAAATAAGTGGTTGCGAGATCAGCTAGACATTAGATTAGATAAGCCAAATCGGGCTTATATTCCTTCTGTGCCTGAGATGCTCCTGTGGGCAGGAGTTGGTCTAATTTTGACTATAGGCGGAACTTTTATTCCCGCCTATACTATTGCAGCCCCTTGGTCTTGGTTTGGTGATACCTTTGGAGTTCATACTTTAGGAGTAAGCTATCAAATTGGAGCAGCCTTATTTATTGCCTGTGTAGGTGGAAAAAATGCTGCTTTAATCTCGCAAACTGCCTATGTGCTGTTGGGAATTAGTGGACTACCTATATTTGACCAAGGCGGGGGATTGAATTATTTACAGCAGCCAAATTTTGGCTATCTTTTGGGATTTATACTTGGTGCTTGGCTTTGTGGCTGGCTAGCATTTCAAACTTTGGTGCGATTCTCTTCTCTGATTGCTAGTTGTTTGGCTGGATTGATGGTTATTCATTTAGTCGGTTTGATTTATTTAACGGCGATTTACTATTCAACGGGTTTGAAAGAAGGTATATCTTTATGGCAGGCGATCGCCATTTATTCAATTCATCCTCTACCAGGACAGTTAGCCGTTGTCTGTGCAGTTAGTCTGATGGCTTTTACGATGCGTAAAATTATGTTTACTTAA
- a CDS encoding response regulator, whose amino-acid sequence MKTILIVDDVQSELDMMANYLTKAGYKVIIAIDGDDAIAKTIANKPDAIVTDWMMPKMGGLDICRQLKKNPETANIPVITCTAKDRDVDRMWATKQGVKAYVTKPCTQDQLVSAVQINTNVKSECSCQSSSQSPRAI is encoded by the coding sequence ATGAAAACTATCCTAATTGTTGACGACGTACAATCTGAATTAGACATGATGGCAAATTACTTAACCAAAGCTGGTTATAAGGTCATCATAGCGATTGATGGCGATGATGCGATCGCCAAAACCATAGCCAACAAACCCGATGCCATTGTCACAGATTGGATGATGCCTAAAATGGGTGGCTTAGATATCTGTCGCCAACTGAAAAAAAATCCAGAAACGGCAAATATTCCTGTGATTACCTGTACTGCAAAAGACAGAGACGTAGATCGGATGTGGGCAACCAAGCAGGGAGTCAAGGCTTATGTGACTAAACCCTGTACTCAAGATCAATTGGTCAGCGCAGTTCAGATAAATACCAATGTCAAATCAGAGTGTAGCTGCCAAAGTTCAAGCCAATCTCCCAGAGCTATTTAA
- a CDS encoding response regulator, whose product METALKLDVKKLLEQLAQSQNSGCLELKEEFVSWKIYLQQGNLKYVDCSIENLEQLKFYLHYLQLKKAIKALERLPDLLVKPQSSVEKESDSQNLYGNVIPWLLSAKQLDLSEGIKLIEQISQDALSFCLWLDRGTSSWHAGHSLPAWIPLQLQNAISLNVPEFLRSEQTRLKQWQQCSPELLSVHQRPYFAPGWENKSLPTSGSLNLKTLQELTQVLRGRTSIRQLSVLLRKDELNVGKILSPYIDSKIVYLHHAPTPLDKLPSIPRLENDAENLLSGNLFNENNAQKTELKTWKIVCIDDSPTILSEIKRFLNQEKFAITAIDDPVQAVSQIFTINPDLILLDITMPRINGYKLCGLLRSSGKCDRIPIIMVTSNTGLIDKARAKIAGATDYFTKPFTKEGLTQIIEKHLN is encoded by the coding sequence ATGGAAACAGCCCTCAAGCTTGATGTTAAAAAGCTATTAGAGCAGCTAGCGCAATCCCAAAATTCAGGTTGTCTGGAATTAAAGGAAGAGTTTGTCTCATGGAAAATCTATTTACAACAGGGAAACCTCAAGTATGTAGACTGTTCTATAGAAAACTTAGAGCAGCTTAAGTTCTATCTTCATTATCTCCAATTAAAAAAGGCTATAAAAGCTTTAGAAAGGCTACCAGATTTATTGGTCAAGCCACAATCTTCTGTAGAAAAAGAGTCAGATAGTCAAAATCTTTACGGTAATGTTATTCCTTGGCTGCTATCAGCAAAACAACTCGATTTATCTGAAGGTATTAAGCTGATTGAACAAATTTCCCAAGACGCATTAAGCTTTTGTCTTTGGCTTGATCGCGGAACTTCGTCATGGCACGCAGGACATTCTTTGCCTGCTTGGATTCCCTTACAGCTTCAAAATGCTATATCTTTGAATGTGCCAGAATTTTTGCGCTCAGAGCAAACTAGACTAAAACAATGGCAACAATGTAGTCCTGAACTACTTTCTGTTCATCAACGCCCTTATTTTGCCCCTGGTTGGGAAAATAAGTCTTTGCCAACTTCAGGCTCGTTAAATCTTAAAACTCTTCAAGAACTAACTCAAGTATTAAGAGGACGGACTAGCATTCGTCAGCTTTCAGTCTTGCTGCGTAAAGATGAGCTTAATGTAGGAAAAATTCTCTCACCATATATCGATTCTAAGATCGTTTACTTACATCATGCGCCAACGCCTTTGGACAAGTTACCAAGCATTCCTAGATTAGAGAATGATGCTGAAAATTTACTGTCTGGTAATTTGTTCAATGAAAATAATGCCCAAAAAACTGAGCTTAAAACCTGGAAAATAGTTTGTATTGATGATAGCCCGACAATCTTAAGTGAAATCAAGCGTTTTCTGAATCAAGAAAAGTTTGCCATTACAGCTATAGATGATCCTGTGCAGGCTGTATCGCAAATTTTTACGATTAACCCAGACTTGATTTTGCTCGACATTACTATGCCCAGAATTAATGGCTACAAACTGTGTGGGCTATTAAGAAGCAGTGGCAAATGCGATCGCATTCCCATCATTATGGTTACGAGCAATACTGGCTTAATTGATAAAGCCAGAGCCAAAATAGCTGGGGCAACTGATTATTTTACCAAACCTTTTACCAAAGAAGGTTTAACCCAAATTATTGAAAAGCATCTTAATTAA
- a CDS encoding cache domain-containing protein — protein sequence MNQQSPNYSTSDPSKLEMPRKEQSSSFWQKITQKWNNIPLRTKISLLLVTGATIPVVAATQGIVKFTQNELISNLQNTLNTELTLIEEEITLERGKLEDSAHSLALAVEAAEINLNNTDSVQSNNQKLESFIVKTQAQAPDANFYIITDSQGRTVAQSLQQVNHDGEEYPLLPAEADMDRTASNTSTQFKSIQLNKGINLKKLGIINDSLQLSRPLSGFELLSNDVLKSLGLAQQADIGIRAQKIEGLAEPEKPYPEAEFKIDQGKAGLVLMAVETIELGNNELGTAVVGTLINRNFDIVDRLKNIANVSTATIFAQDWRVSSNVPYTDKKTRAIGTRVSRAVADVVLKQGEVYRGNANIIGTEYQTGYAPIFSYLQQIDNESAKPIGIAYVGEPMTKINSNLARIALIGYAIGGIILIIVVAIILLSPLVKSISRPIKELTEFATKITNGNSKIRLESNPRRDEIGVLAQNLNEMAQSIDANLDAKQKEAEEQRLEKEKLELAIYTLLDEVSEATNGDLTVRANLDSLELSTVADLFNAIIGNLQDIAIEAKQSTGQVGSSLKQNEAEIRLLAEQAIAEAQETRDTLMSVEQMSQSIQESCSQC from the coding sequence ATGAATCAGCAATCTCCAAACTATTCTACTTCTGACCCTAGTAAACTTGAAATGCCACGAAAAGAGCAGTCAAGTTCTTTCTGGCAGAAAATAACGCAAAAATGGAACAATATCCCTCTTAGAACTAAAATATCGCTTTTGTTGGTTACTGGAGCAACTATTCCTGTGGTAGCAGCAACTCAGGGAATTGTTAAATTTACCCAAAATGAATTAATCAGTAACTTGCAAAATACCTTAAATACTGAGTTAACTCTAATAGAAGAAGAAATTACGCTAGAAAGAGGAAAGCTAGAAGACAGCGCGCATAGTCTGGCACTAGCAGTAGAGGCTGCGGAAATTAATCTTAATAATACCGACAGCGTGCAGTCAAACAACCAAAAACTAGAATCTTTCATTGTCAAGACTCAAGCTCAAGCTCCAGATGCTAATTTTTACATTATTACTGATTCTCAGGGTCGAACGGTTGCCCAGTCATTGCAACAAGTAAATCATGATGGTGAAGAATATCCTTTACTTCCCGCAGAAGCAGACATGGATCGTACTGCCAGCAATACTTCGACTCAATTTAAATCAATCCAACTAAACAAGGGCATCAATCTTAAAAAACTCGGTATTATTAATGATTCTCTGCAACTATCCCGTCCCTTATCTGGTTTTGAATTATTATCTAATGACGTACTAAAATCTTTAGGACTAGCTCAACAAGCTGATATTGGCATCAGAGCGCAGAAAATAGAAGGACTAGCCGAACCAGAAAAGCCATATCCAGAGGCAGAGTTTAAGATCGACCAGGGAAAAGCTGGTCTGGTTCTGATGGCGGTAGAAACCATTGAATTAGGCAATAATGAACTAGGTACGGCGGTAGTTGGTACTTTAATCAATCGCAACTTTGACATAGTAGACCGCCTAAAAAACATAGCCAACGTTTCTACGGCAACTATATTTGCCCAAGATTGGCGGGTCAGTTCCAACGTACCTTATACCGACAAAAAAACTAGAGCAATTGGTACTAGAGTTTCTCGCGCTGTTGCTGATGTAGTACTCAAGCAAGGAGAAGTTTATCGAGGTAACGCCAACATCATCGGTACTGAATATCAAACGGGTTATGCCCCTATCTTTAGTTACCTGCAACAAATAGATAATGAGTCAGCCAAACCTATTGGCATTGCTTATGTTGGTGAACCTATGACTAAAATTAATTCTAATTTGGCAAGGATTGCTTTAATTGGTTATGCAATTGGCGGAATTATTTTAATTATTGTTGTTGCTATCATCCTTTTATCTCCTTTAGTTAAGTCTATTTCTCGTCCTATTAAAGAATTAACCGAATTTGCTACCAAAATTACTAACGGAAATTCTAAAATCAGACTTGAATCAAACCCTCGTCGAGATGAAATTGGAGTTTTAGCTCAAAATCTCAATGAAATGGCGCAAAGTATTGATGCCAACTTAGATGCAAAACAAAAGGAAGCTGAAGAACAACGCCTCGAAAAAGAAAAGTTAGAGTTAGCAATTTATACTCTGTTAGATGAAGTTTCTGAAGCCACAAACGGAGATTTGACCGTCAGGGCTAACTTAGACTCTCTAGAACTGAGTACGGTAGCCGATTTATTTAACGCCATTATTGGTAACTTACAAGACATTGCCATCGAAGCAAAACAGTCTACTGGTCAAGTAGGTTCTTCCCTCAAGCAAAACGAAGCAGAAATTCGGCTGTTAGCCGAACAAGCGATCGCCGAAGCTCAAGAAACTCGCGACACCTTGATGTCAGTCGAACAAATGTCTCAGTCGATTCAGGAGAGTTGCAGCCAATGCTAA
- a CDS encoding hybrid sensor histidine kinase/response regulator, producing the protein MDIEQQIRLNFLDEAEEHFNAIESNLLGLADTEIDTQKVDIILRAAHSVKGGAAMMGFDILSRVAHRLEDFLKILRVRYAAIRIEAEVETLLLQSSDSLRHIGDLHRQGKEVLESDINQRTQPVLDKLREHLGDLEVADENALLAQDEDIDPAVLIFEEGVDGVLDRFETKLPALEIDELAQELSATAQELIGFGYMASLDPFIQLCESIHQQAATLTSLEIAPFADRALKTWRRSHALVLRGSIEKLPSYLEGYEDVGQQSSISNDTEFEIEQLAADSFSEADFAPASAFELNELQSAFEPDTEDEQEFDPLAASLELSELQSAFDLDISEDSETFDPLAVDSLKLGELQSAFDLDIPEEIPVKIQPEVQNPSPLPKNVSSAEQVEKMVRVPVSQLQQFNTLFEQLVLNRNSINLRVDQLQIAMSLMGQRMLQMERSNTQLQQWYGRASVEGLLSEKEQLVSSSVDTVNQKPNRFDSLEMDRYSDIHLICQEQIETIVQLQEVARDIDLGVQEVHQSVRDLHYTTKSMQGNVTRTQMLPFADAVKRFPRVIRDLNLQFNKKVDLKIVGERTLLDRSVIEALGDPLMHLLRNSFDHGIEDSQTRIAAGKPEAGTITIQASNQGTYSVITLSDDGGGIKLDKIRDRVRQMGVSQSEIAQISEAELLNFIFEPGFSTAQRVTELSGRGVGMDVVKTNLQEVRGDVQVSTEPGQGTTFTLRIPFTLSILRVAIIEQGDIVFAIPANSIRELIPLELESILTSENTKKVDWNQSEIPLIEIEKILTYGRSHKALYLTGEPTINRPMTLVVGNKQSYAALKIARFWNEQESTIRTIESPIPLPPGVISSVVFGDGRVIPLIDPMALIDRGQINSFADDPDLDLPEISNLPTTPTILVVDDSINVRRYLSLTLEKAGYQVEQAKDGQEAVDKLTGGLLVQAVICDLEMPRLNGYGVLEEIKERPEFADLPIAMLTSRSNEKHKKLAMNLGAAAYFSKPYDEKELLNKLSELLQLAME; encoded by the coding sequence ATGGATATAGAACAACAGATTCGCCTCAATTTTCTTGATGAAGCTGAAGAACATTTTAATGCAATTGAATCTAATCTTCTGGGATTAGCCGATACTGAGATCGATACCCAAAAAGTAGATATTATATTACGTGCTGCTCACTCTGTCAAAGGTGGTGCGGCGATGATGGGTTTTGATATTCTTAGTCGAGTTGCTCACCGTTTAGAAGATTTTTTAAAAATTTTGCGGGTTCGCTATGCTGCTATTCGTATTGAGGCGGAAGTAGAAACACTATTGCTACAGAGTTCTGATTCTTTGCGTCACATTGGCGATCTTCATCGTCAGGGAAAAGAAGTTTTAGAGTCGGATATCAATCAACGCACCCAGCCTGTTTTAGATAAATTACGAGAACACTTAGGTGATTTAGAAGTTGCCGACGAAAATGCTTTGTTGGCACAGGATGAAGATATCGATCCTGCTGTATTAATCTTTGAAGAAGGAGTTGATGGGGTTTTAGATCGCTTTGAAACCAAATTACCAGCATTAGAAATTGATGAGTTGGCACAGGAACTATCTGCCACGGCTCAAGAATTAATTGGCTTTGGTTACATGGCAAGTCTCGATCCTTTTATCCAACTTTGTGAATCGATCCACCAACAGGCTGCAACTCTAACTTCATTAGAGATCGCTCCTTTTGCCGATCGCGCTTTAAAAACCTGGAGGCGATCGCACGCTTTAGTTTTAAGAGGCAGCATTGAAAAACTACCTTCTTATTTAGAAGGTTATGAAGATGTGGGTCAACAATCGAGTATTAGTAATGATACTGAATTTGAAATTGAACAGCTTGCTGCTGATAGTTTCTCCGAAGCAGATTTTGCTCCTGCAAGTGCTTTTGAGCTAAATGAATTGCAGTCAGCTTTTGAACCAGATACAGAAGATGAACAAGAATTTGACCCCTTAGCAGCATCTTTAGAATTAAGTGAATTACAATCTGCTTTTGACCTAGATATATCTGAAGATTCAGAGACTTTCGATCCACTTGCAGTAGATAGTTTAAAACTTGGTGAATTACAATCTGCTTTTGACCTAGATATACCTGAAGAAATACCCGTCAAAATTCAGCCAGAAGTCCAAAATCCTTCTCCTCTGCCAAAAAACGTTTCATCTGCCGAACAAGTAGAGAAAATGGTCAGAGTTCCCGTTTCCCAACTCCAACAATTCAATACCCTTTTTGAGCAGCTAGTTTTGAACCGTAACAGTATTAATTTGCGCGTAGATCAATTGCAAATTGCCATGTCTTTGATGGGTCAAAGAATGTTGCAAATGGAACGTTCTAATACTCAATTACAACAGTGGTATGGTCGTGCTTCGGTTGAAGGGCTTTTGAGCGAGAAAGAGCAGCTAGTATCGAGTTCAGTTGATACCGTAAACCAAAAGCCGAATCGCTTTGATAGTTTAGAAATGGATCGCTACAGTGATATTCATCTTATCTGTCAAGAACAAATAGAAACTATCGTTCAATTACAAGAGGTGGCAAGAGATATCGATCTGGGAGTACAAGAAGTTCATCAATCAGTGCGAGATCTTCACTACACCACCAAGTCCATGCAGGGCAACGTGACTCGTACTCAAATGTTACCTTTTGCCGATGCAGTTAAACGTTTCCCTAGAGTAATTCGCGATCTTAATCTTCAGTTCAATAAAAAAGTAGATCTCAAAATTGTTGGCGAAAGAACACTTTTGGATCGTTCTGTAATTGAGGCTTTAGGCGATCCTTTGATGCACCTGCTGCGTAATTCCTTCGATCATGGCATCGAAGACAGCCAAACTCGTATTGCTGCTGGCAAACCAGAAGCAGGAACAATTACGATCCAGGCAAGTAATCAAGGAACTTATAGCGTTATTACCTTAAGCGACGATGGCGGTGGAATTAAACTAGATAAAATTCGCGATCGCGTCCGTCAGATGGGCGTTTCTCAGTCTGAGATAGCGCAAATATCTGAAGCAGAGCTACTTAACTTTATCTTTGAGCCTGGATTTAGTACGGCACAAAGAGTTACAGAGCTTTCGGGCAGAGGCGTGGGTATGGACGTTGTTAAAACCAATCTCCAGGAAGTTCGCGGTGACGTTCAGGTGTCCACAGAACCAGGACAAGGAACAACTTTTACCCTGAGAATTCCTTTTACCTTATCTATTTTGCGGGTAGCAATTATTGAACAAGGAGACATAGTTTTTGCCATTCCCGCCAATAGCATTAGAGAGTTAATACCACTAGAGCTAGAATCAATCTTAACTTCAGAAAATACTAAAAAAGTAGATTGGAATCAGTCAGAAATTCCCCTGATCGAAATAGAAAAAATACTTACATATGGTCGTTCTCATAAAGCCCTCTATCTGACAGGAGAACCCACCATTAATCGCCCGATGACTTTAGTGGTCGGGAACAAACAATCTTATGCTGCCTTGAAAATTGCTCGCTTTTGGAATGAGCAAGAATCTACCATTAGAACCATAGAAAGTCCGATTCCTTTACCTCCTGGAGTAATTAGTTCGGTAGTATTTGGTGATGGTAGAGTTATTCCTTTAATCGACCCGATGGCATTAATCGATCGAGGTCAAATTAATTCTTTTGCAGACGATCCTGATTTAGATCTGCCAGAAATTAGTAATCTACCAACCACACCAACCATTCTGGTAGTCGATGACTCGATTAATGTACGTCGTTATCTAAGTCTGACTTTAGAAAAAGCAGGTTATCAGGTTGAGCAAGCCAAAGATGGTCAAGAGGCGGTAGATAAACTCACTGGCGGGCTTTTGGTACAGGCTGTTATCTGCGATCTCGAAATGCCAAGATTAAATGGCTATGGAGTTCTCGAAGAAATCAAAGAGCGACCTGAATTTGCCGATCTTCCTATAGCAATGCTCACCTCTCGTAGTAACGAAAAACACAAAAAACTAGCGATGAATTTAGGAGCTGCGGCTTATTTTTCTAAACCATATGATGAAAAAGAATTGTTAAATAAATTAAGCGAATTATTACAATTGGCAATGGAGTGA